In Calothrix sp. PCC 7507, one DNA window encodes the following:
- the trmD gene encoding tRNA (guanosine(37)-N1)-methyltransferase TrmD: MRFDIVTLFPDCFTSVLSSGLLGKALAKQIAQVHLVNPRDFTTDKHRKVDDEPYGGGVGMLMKPEPIFTAVESLPTLPRREIILMSPQGQTINQPLLRELVTNYDQLVVICGHYEGVDERVLNLVTREVSLGDFILTGGEIPAMALINGVVRLIPGTVAKQESLTAESFEEGLLDYPQYTRPANFRGWKVPDVLLSGNHAAIARWRYEQQIQRTGDRRPDLLEKWEEGQEAGGRGQGDEGE, encoded by the coding sequence GTGCGCTTTGATATAGTTACACTTTTTCCTGACTGTTTCACCTCCGTTTTGAGTTCTGGGCTGCTGGGCAAAGCCTTAGCCAAACAGATTGCTCAAGTACATTTGGTTAATCCCAGAGACTTTACCACTGATAAGCACCGGAAAGTTGATGATGAACCCTATGGCGGTGGGGTAGGGATGCTGATGAAGCCAGAACCCATCTTTACTGCTGTGGAATCACTGCCGACTTTACCTCGCAGAGAGATCATTTTGATGAGTCCTCAAGGTCAAACCATCAATCAGCCTCTATTAAGAGAGTTAGTCACCAATTACGATCAGCTAGTAGTGATCTGTGGACATTATGAGGGAGTAGATGAGCGGGTGTTAAATTTAGTTACTCGTGAAGTGTCCTTAGGCGATTTTATTCTGACTGGCGGAGAAATTCCAGCTATGGCGCTGATTAATGGCGTAGTTAGGCTCATACCAGGAACTGTAGCCAAACAGGAGTCTCTGACTGCAGAAAGTTTTGAGGAGGGGTTACTGGACTATCCCCAATATACTCGTCCCGCCAATTTTCGCGGCTGGAAGGTTCCTGATGTTTTGCTCTCTGGCAATCATGCGGCAATTGCCCGCTGGCGTTACGAACAGCAAATTCAAAGAACAGGCGATCGCCGTCCCGATCTCCTGGAAAAATGGGAAGAGGGGCAGGAGGCAGGGGGCAGGGGGCAGGGAGATGAGGGAGAATAA
- the ispF gene encoding 2-C-methyl-D-erythritol 2,4-cyclodiphosphate synthase, which produces MTKIRIGNGYDIHQLVSDRPLILGGVKIPHELGLLGHSDADVLTHAIMDAMLGALSLGDIGHYFPPSDPQWAGADSLVLLTQVNQLVSDRGWQIGNIDSVVVAERPKLKPHIDKMRDQLATVLKLQPNQIGIKATTNEKLGPVGREEGICAYAVVLLIAAD; this is translated from the coding sequence ATGACTAAAATTCGTATTGGTAACGGCTACGACATACACCAACTAGTGAGCGATCGCCCTTTAATTCTAGGAGGAGTGAAAATTCCCCACGAACTAGGTTTATTAGGGCATAGTGACGCTGACGTACTGACACACGCCATTATGGATGCCATGTTGGGGGCATTATCCCTGGGGGATATTGGTCATTACTTTCCCCCTAGCGATCCCCAATGGGCAGGGGCGGATAGTTTGGTGCTGTTAACTCAAGTAAATCAGCTAGTTAGCGATCGCGGCTGGCAAATCGGAAATATTGACTCTGTGGTGGTAGCAGAACGTCCCAAATTGAAACCCCATATTGACAAGATGCGCGATCAGCTAGCCACTGTTTTAAAATTACAACCCAATCAAATTGGCATCAAAGCCACTACCAATGAAAAACTAGGCCCTGTTGGCAGAGAGGAAGGTATATGTGCTTACGCTGTGGTTTTATTGATAGCTGCTGATTAA